A segment of the Lysobacterales bacterium genome:
GCGGTCGCCGGAGAACCCCGCCTGACCCGCCCGGTGCACGCTGAGGACCACGGCCCCGCCGCCCCGCAGCTGGTGGTCGATCAGTCGATCGACCAGCCGACAGCCGTCCGGGTCGAGGTTGGCGTAGGGCTCGTCGAGCAGCCAGATCGGCGCGTCGACCAGCAGCAGGCGCGCCAGCGCCACGCGCTTGCGCTGGCCGGCCGAGAGTTCGCGCACCGGGACCGGCGCGAAGCCGTCCAGGCCGACCGCGGCCAGCGCCTGGTCGCGGCCGAGCCGACCCTTGCGCGCATACAGGGCGGCGCCGAACCCGAGGTTCTCGGCCACCGTCAGCGCGGTCTTCAGGCCCAGGGCGTGGCCCAGCCAGGCAATCGCCACGGGATCGCCATCGGCTTCCGTGCTGCGTTCGACCGTGCCTTCGTCGGGTCCGAGCAGGCCGGCCAGCAGGCGCAGCAGGGTGC
Coding sequences within it:
- the ccmA gene encoding heme ABC exporter ATP-binding protein CcmA, with protein sequence MDDPTLAKTPLPALLATQGLSFGYGGDPLFSDLTVQVRPGQALLLNGGNGSGKSTLLRLLAGLLGPDEGTVERSTEADGDPVAIAWLGHALGLKTALTVAENLGFGAALYARKGRLGRDQALAAVGLDGFAPVPVRELSAGQRKRVALARLLLVDAPIWLLDEPYANLDPDGCRLVDRLIDHQLRGGGAVVLSVHRAGQAGFSGDRQVLGLQGAA